A single region of the Streptomyces sp. NBC_00425 genome encodes:
- a CDS encoding enoyl-CoA hydratase/isomerase family protein, which translates to MSVRLDVDEKTAVAVVTLDRPERLNAVDLETADAFRRIWRELRFDDSVRAVVLTGAGGRAFSTGIDRDAVVPQPGSPFMQDDPLLTVGPKANDLWKPVVAAVEGMACGGAYYLLGECEFVVAGADAAFFDPHTTYGMVSAYESVLLAQRMPYGEVARMMLMGNAERISARRAYEVGLVSELTEAGGALPAAVACAAIVAGYPPGGVQGTVRALWSAREAARATAFAQAPHLIALGNLPAGRQAELFAGRRAAGFRVR; encoded by the coding sequence CGTCGATCTCGAGACGGCCGACGCGTTCCGGCGGATCTGGCGCGAGCTGCGCTTCGACGACTCCGTGCGGGCCGTCGTCCTCACCGGGGCCGGCGGCCGGGCGTTCTCCACCGGGATCGACCGGGACGCCGTGGTGCCGCAGCCCGGCTCGCCCTTCATGCAGGACGATCCCCTGCTCACCGTCGGCCCCAAGGCGAACGACCTGTGGAAACCGGTCGTCGCCGCGGTCGAGGGGATGGCCTGCGGGGGCGCCTACTACCTGCTCGGGGAGTGCGAGTTCGTCGTCGCGGGCGCCGACGCCGCGTTCTTCGACCCGCACACCACCTACGGGATGGTCAGCGCGTACGAGTCGGTGCTGCTCGCGCAGCGGATGCCGTACGGGGAGGTCGCCCGGATGATGCTGATGGGCAACGCGGAACGGATCTCCGCCCGGCGCGCGTACGAGGTCGGCCTCGTCTCCGAACTCACCGAGGCAGGAGGTGCGCTGCCGGCCGCCGTGGCCTGCGCCGCGATCGTCGCCGGGTATCCGCCGGGCGGCGTCCAGGGCACCGTGCGGGCGCTGTGGTCGGCGAGGGAGGCGGCCCGCGCGACGGCGTTCGCGCAGGCCCCGCATCTCATCGCGCTGGGCAACCTGCCCGCCGGGCGGCAGGCGGAGCTGTTCGCCGGCCGGCGGGCTGCGGGGTTCCGGGTGCGGTGA
- a CDS encoding nitroreductase/quinone reductase family protein produces the protein MIGVRAVQKVSSTRAFAKVAPHVIPALDRAVHRLTRGKVLLSAQLLPGVILTATGARSGRPRRTPLACMPEKGGGSWILVGSNFGRTGHPAWTANLLAHPDAEISWKGTDIPVTAVLLAGEERAAVWKTLLTFWPPYAAYQERVEREIRLFRITPRPSA, from the coding sequence GTGATCGGCGTCAGAGCGGTGCAGAAGGTGTCCTCGACACGGGCGTTCGCGAAGGTGGCCCCGCACGTCATCCCCGCCCTCGACCGGGCCGTGCACCGCCTCACCCGGGGAAAGGTGCTGCTCAGCGCCCAGTTGCTGCCGGGCGTGATCCTGACGGCCACCGGCGCGCGGAGCGGACGGCCGCGGCGGACGCCGCTCGCCTGCATGCCCGAGAAGGGCGGCGGGAGCTGGATCCTGGTGGGCTCCAACTTCGGCCGCACCGGGCATCCGGCCTGGACCGCCAACCTGCTCGCCCATCCCGACGCCGAGATCAGCTGGAAGGGCACGGACATACCGGTCACGGCCGTGCTGCTGGCGGGGGAGGAGCGGGCCGCGGTCTGGAAGACACTGCTGACGTTCTGGCCGCCGTACGCCGCCTACCAGGAGCGGGTGGAGCGGGAGATCCGGCTGTTCCGGATCACGCCCCGGCCGTCGGCCTGA
- a CDS encoding outer membrane protein assembly factor BamB family protein, whose translation MVDQLTQHDPRRIGPFEVLGRLGAGGMGLVYLARSASGRRVAIKTVRTELAEDQLFRVRFTREVEAARAVSGFYTAAVVDADPRAAVPWLATAYVPAPSLEEIVNDCGPMPAQAVRWLAAGVAEALQSIHGAGLVHRDLKPSNVLVVEDGPRVIDFGIASGVSNTRLTMTNVAVGTPAYMSPEQAKDSRSVTGASDVFSLGSMLVFAATGHPPFHGANPVETVFMLLREGPDLEGLPDELRPLIESCMQMEATARPNPADLQAQLAPHLFGSGSDDSGTASAWLPEKAVTLIETRRGGRPPVKAAPPSPRSGGGVGMARPVGPPVPPPPSHDPVVLSRPAPAPVGAPDTGPVRLAGAAVPIGPGPRVADVRATAAVKAPVAEPGLVAGWSRPRPGVNGADTTVPAPQNAPAETPAGWRPWRFRMSNDVWGTPSVAGDLVYVTSFEVHALDVATGRRRFKTRDVAWSMAVADGRVHASDGPTLFALDAREGGDLWRLSTDAWVYSLKADRGTLVTGTRGGGVQAWEASSGRKLWEITGCQTDFESPEAGPALHDGTVYVWQDARLRALDARTGEERWSYPIGDTASCGGVPVRVTPAPDGHVYLSAGTRVLAVDVASGMVRWHFEAPAVFLSAPTFVPGPAVTGGGVYLADYLGTVYAIDAADGRDRWRIATEARSSVDPVLVAAGHVHVGSGKGLYTLDAVTGTPKWRFQAGGDIVGAPAVAEGRIHFGSTDHLLYTLKADDGRLRWKLATGGEITGSPVVRDGVVYACSKDRCVYALDAEKGTGTARTA comes from the coding sequence GTGGTGGATCAGCTGACGCAGCACGATCCTCGGCGGATCGGGCCGTTCGAGGTGCTGGGACGGCTGGGTGCCGGCGGCATGGGGCTGGTCTATCTGGCACGTTCGGCCTCGGGCCGGCGCGTGGCGATCAAGACGGTCCGCACGGAGCTCGCCGAGGACCAGCTCTTCCGCGTGCGCTTCACGCGCGAGGTGGAGGCGGCCCGGGCGGTCTCCGGCTTCTACACGGCCGCGGTCGTCGACGCCGATCCGCGTGCCGCCGTGCCCTGGCTGGCCACCGCGTACGTGCCCGCGCCCTCCCTCGAGGAGATAGTGAACGACTGCGGCCCGATGCCGGCCCAGGCGGTGCGCTGGCTGGCGGCGGGCGTCGCCGAGGCGCTCCAGTCGATCCACGGCGCGGGGCTGGTCCACCGCGACCTGAAACCGTCCAACGTGCTGGTGGTCGAGGACGGTCCGCGGGTGATCGACTTCGGCATCGCGTCCGGCGTCTCGAACACGCGCCTGACGATGACGAACGTGGCCGTCGGCACCCCCGCCTACATGTCGCCCGAGCAGGCCAAGGACTCGCGGAGCGTGACCGGCGCGAGCGACGTCTTCTCGCTCGGCTCGATGCTCGTCTTCGCCGCCACCGGCCACCCGCCCTTCCACGGCGCCAACCCGGTCGAGACCGTCTTCATGCTGCTGCGCGAGGGCCCCGACCTGGAAGGCCTGCCCGACGAGCTGCGCCCTCTCATCGAGTCCTGTATGCAGATGGAGGCGACGGCCCGCCCCAACCCGGCCGACCTCCAGGCCCAGCTCGCCCCCCACCTCTTCGGCTCCGGCTCGGACGACAGCGGTACGGCGTCGGCGTGGCTGCCCGAGAAGGCCGTCACCCTCATCGAGACGCGCCGCGGCGGCCGTCCCCCGGTGAAGGCCGCACCCCCGAGCCCTCGCAGCGGCGGAGGCGTCGGGATGGCACGGCCGGTCGGCCCGCCCGTGCCGCCCCCGCCCTCCCACGACCCCGTGGTCCTCTCCCGTCCGGCGCCCGCACCCGTCGGGGCCCCCGACACCGGCCCGGTCCGGCTGGCAGGCGCGGCGGTGCCGATCGGCCCCGGTCCCCGGGTCGCCGACGTCCGCGCCACGGCCGCGGTGAAGGCGCCGGTCGCGGAGCCCGGCCTGGTCGCCGGCTGGTCCCGCCCGCGACCCGGCGTCAACGGCGCCGACACCACCGTGCCCGCCCCGCAGAACGCGCCCGCGGAGACCCCGGCGGGCTGGCGGCCCTGGCGGTTCCGCATGTCGAACGACGTGTGGGGCACGCCGTCCGTCGCCGGGGACCTCGTCTACGTCACCTCCTTCGAGGTGCACGCCCTGGACGTGGCGACCGGCCGCCGCCGCTTCAAGACGCGCGACGTGGCCTGGTCGATGGCGGTCGCCGACGGCAGGGTGCACGCCTCCGACGGCCCCACCCTGTTCGCGCTGGACGCCCGAGAGGGCGGCGATCTGTGGCGGCTGTCGACGGACGCCTGGGTGTACTCGCTCAAGGCCGACCGGGGGACGCTCGTCACGGGCACCCGCGGCGGCGGCGTCCAGGCCTGGGAGGCGTCCAGCGGTCGCAAGCTCTGGGAGATCACCGGCTGCCAGACCGACTTCGAGTCCCCGGAGGCCGGCCCGGCGCTGCACGACGGCACGGTCTACGTGTGGCAGGACGCCCGGCTCAGAGCCCTGGACGCCCGCACCGGCGAGGAGCGCTGGTCCTACCCGATCGGCGACACCGCCTCCTGTGGCGGCGTCCCGGTCCGCGTCACCCCCGCCCCCGACGGTCACGTCTACCTCTCCGCCGGCACCCGGGTGCTCGCCGTCGACGTCGCGAGCGGCATGGTGCGCTGGCACTTCGAGGCCCCGGCGGTGTTCCTCTCCGCGCCGACCTTCGTGCCCGGGCCGGCGGTCACCGGCGGCGGCGTCTACCTCGCCGACTATCTGGGCACGGTGTACGCGATCGACGCCGCCGACGGCCGCGACCGCTGGCGCATCGCCACCGAGGCCCGCTCCTCCGTCGACCCCGTGCTGGTGGCCGCCGGCCATGTCCACGTCGGCAGCGGCAAGGGCCTCTACACCCTGGACGCGGTGACGGGCACCCCCAAGTGGCGCTTCCAGGCGGGCGGCGACATCGTGGGCGCCCCGGCGGTCGCGGAGGGCCGTATCCACTTCGGCTCCACCGACCACCTGCTGTACACCCTGAAGGCCGACGACGGACGGCTGCGCTGGAAGCTGGCGACCGGCGGCGAGATCACCGGCTCCCCGGTGGTCCGCGACGGCGTCGTGTACGCGTGCAGCAAGGACCGCTGCGTGTACGCGCTGGACGCCGAGAAGGGCACGGGCACCGCCCGCACGGCCTGA
- a CDS encoding LysE family translocator, whose protein sequence is MDSGTLLSFLAVDLLLVCVPGADWAYVISAGLRGRSVGAAVGGLVSGYALHTALAAAGLAVLVAGSPAVLTGLTAAGAAYLVWLGWSVLRRPGTPGAGEELAAAGPRVFLRGATISGLNPKGLLLYLSVLPQFLSPGAGRLPVAAQTTLLGLLHMAACAAVYLTVGVLARRLLGARPAAARAVTRTSGAAMLGIGAFLLLQRLATL, encoded by the coding sequence ATGGACTCGGGAACCCTCCTCTCTTTCCTCGCCGTGGACCTGCTGCTGGTGTGCGTGCCGGGCGCCGACTGGGCGTATGTGATCTCCGCCGGGCTGCGCGGCCGCTCGGTGGGCGCGGCGGTGGGCGGGCTGGTGAGCGGCTACGCGCTGCACACGGCGCTGGCCGCGGCGGGCCTGGCGGTCCTGGTCGCGGGCTCGCCCGCGGTGCTGACCGGGCTGACGGCGGCGGGGGCCGCCTATCTGGTCTGGCTGGGCTGGAGCGTGCTGCGACGGCCGGGCACACCGGGCGCCGGAGAGGAGCTCGCGGCGGCCGGACCGCGCGTGTTCCTGCGCGGGGCGACGATCAGCGGCCTGAACCCCAAGGGGCTGCTGCTCTACCTGTCGGTCCTGCCGCAGTTCCTCAGCCCCGGCGCCGGACGCCTGCCGGTGGCCGCGCAGACGACCCTCCTCGGGCTGCTGCACATGGCGGCTTGCGCGGCCGTCTACCTCACGGTGGGCGTCCTGGCCCGCAGGCTGCTGGGCGCCCGCCCGGCGGCGGCCCGCGCGGTGACCCGCACCTCGGGGGCCGCGATGCTCGGGATCGGCGCGTTCCTGCTGCTCCAGCGCCTGGCCACCCTGTGA
- a CDS encoding Lrp/AsnC family transcriptional regulator translates to MDDVDRKILAELQQDGRLTVTELAARVRLSVSPCHRRLRELERSGAISGYRAVVEPSAVGLTFEALVFVSMRQEDRDTVAEFERAVGEVEHVLDAQRLFGEPDYLLRVATADLAAFQRLYDERLATLPGVQRLTSTLVMKHVVKGRALPA, encoded by the coding sequence ATGGACGACGTGGATCGGAAGATTCTTGCGGAGCTGCAGCAGGACGGGCGGCTGACCGTGACCGAGCTGGCCGCACGGGTGCGGCTGAGCGTCTCGCCGTGTCACCGGCGGCTGCGGGAGCTGGAGCGGTCCGGGGCGATCAGCGGCTACCGGGCCGTGGTGGAGCCGTCCGCCGTGGGACTGACCTTCGAGGCGCTGGTCTTCGTGTCGATGCGGCAGGAGGACCGGGACACGGTCGCCGAGTTCGAGCGGGCGGTGGGCGAGGTGGAGCACGTCCTGGACGCGCAGCGGCTGTTCGGGGAGCCGGACTACCTGCTGCGGGTGGCCACCGCCGACCTCGCGGCTTTCCAGCGGCTCTACGACGAGCGGCTCGCGACGCTGCCGGGTGTGCAGCGGCTGACGTCGACGCTGGTGATGAAGCACGTGGTGAAGGGACGGGCGCTGCCCGCCTAG
- a CDS encoding TetR family transcriptional regulator: MRTVDGRVAGRRGQATRQKLLDCLSEMLSSSPYRDVKVIDVARKAGTSPATFYQYFPDVEGAVLEIAEQMAAEGAELTALVEGRSWVGKAGWQTAQELVDGFLEFWRKNDAILRVVDLGAAEGDKRFYKLRMKILNSVNNSLSDAVAELQSKGRVDKDVNPAAVAGALVAMLAAVASHQKGFQTWGVKQAELKPNLALLVHLGITGKKPTK, translated from the coding sequence GTGCGTACCGTCGACGGCCGCGTGGCCGGTCGACGCGGGCAGGCGACGCGGCAGAAGCTGCTCGACTGCCTCAGCGAGATGCTCAGCTCCTCTCCCTACCGGGACGTCAAGGTCATCGATGTCGCCCGGAAGGCAGGCACTTCGCCCGCGACGTTCTACCAGTACTTCCCCGACGTCGAGGGCGCCGTCCTGGAGATCGCCGAGCAAATGGCCGCCGAGGGGGCCGAGTTGACCGCCCTGGTCGAGGGGCGCTCCTGGGTCGGCAAGGCGGGCTGGCAGACGGCCCAGGAACTCGTCGACGGCTTCCTGGAGTTCTGGCGGAAGAACGACGCGATCCTCAGGGTCGTCGACCTCGGCGCGGCCGAAGGCGACAAGCGTTTCTACAAACTCCGGATGAAGATCCTCAACTCGGTGAACAACTCCCTGTCGGACGCGGTCGCCGAACTCCAGTCCAAGGGCAGGGTCGACAAGGACGTGAACCCGGCCGCGGTCGCCGGCGCGCTCGTCGCGATGCTCGCGGCGGTCGCCTCGCACCAGAAGGGCTTCCAGACCTGGGGCGTCAAGCAGGCCGAACTCAAGCCGAACCTGGCGCTGTTGGTACACCTCGGCATCACCGGCAAGAAGCCGACGAAGTAG
- a CDS encoding VOC family protein: MAENRASVYAEGVPCWVDAQLPDVDAGKRFYGELFGWDFEEAYGSSVWARLDGARVAGLAHKTDGRMPTVWTVYFATPDAEATARRIQRAGGQVVTAPLPVDGAGSAALAADPEGAVFGLWQAAGHPGFGVRHRPGAFAWAQLYARDTEAANTFYGHLFHEALFGPQAEPDFGRAPVGDVFPEIMPAHFLVHFGVTDCEAALGAVSRLGGRVQAGPFTASYGIVAVVTDNQGASFALLQR, encoded by the coding sequence ATGGCCGAAAACAGGGCATCGGTGTACGCGGAGGGCGTCCCCTGCTGGGTGGACGCGCAGCTCCCCGATGTGGACGCGGGCAAGCGGTTCTACGGTGAACTTTTCGGATGGGACTTCGAGGAGGCCTACGGCTCCTCGGTGTGGGCCCGGCTGGACGGCGCCCGGGTCGCCGGGCTCGCCCACAAGACGGACGGGCGGATGCCCACCGTCTGGACGGTCTATTTCGCCACCCCGGACGCGGAGGCGACCGCCCGTCGCATCCAGCGGGCCGGCGGCCAGGTCGTGACGGCGCCGCTCCCGGTCGACGGGGCGGGCTCCGCCGCGCTGGCCGCCGACCCCGAGGGCGCGGTCTTCGGCCTGTGGCAGGCGGCCGGCCACCCCGGCTTCGGCGTGCGGCACCGACCCGGCGCGTTCGCGTGGGCGCAGCTCTACGCCCGTGACACCGAGGCCGCCAACACCTTCTACGGGCACCTCTTCCACGAGGCGCTGTTCGGCCCGCAGGCCGAGCCCGACTTCGGGCGGGCGCCGGTCGGCGACGTCTTCCCGGAGATCATGCCGGCGCATTTCCTCGTCCACTTCGGCGTCACGGACTGCGAGGCCGCTCTGGGCGCGGTGAGCCGGCTCGGCGGGCGGGTGCAGGCGGGTCCGTTCACCGCTTCGTACGGAATCGTGGCCGTCGTCACAGACAATCAAGGGGCGTCGTTCGCGCTTCTGCAGCGCTGA